One segment of Gordonia terrae DNA contains the following:
- a CDS encoding ATP-dependent DNA ligase — translation MKLTDVVQTSADVARDRSRTRKTAVLAEALSATSDAELPIVVAWLSGEIPQGRLGVGWRSLSKLIAAPAESPTLEVAAVDAALGELASASGPGSTKRRGEIIASLFAASTEAEQKFLVALLTGELRQGALAGVMTDAIAKVTGQDLVLVRRANMLTGSLPETAALARFGAEALAAVGLEVGRAVEPMLATPADDLDSALALLGPDLIVDYKLDGARIQVHRKGTEVSVFTRTLRNVTANVPDLVSVIAALPCDSVILDGETLMLSDDGRPRSFQDTMSRFGSGPTAAGEPERLLKPFFFDCLHLDGTDLIDRPLSERLAAIDSIAPQLRIPAVTRPSVEEARNHFDAAMADGHEGVMVKSLDGLYVAGRRGKAWQKVKPTHTFDLVVLGAEWGSGRRSGWLSNLHLGARDPETGELVMVGKTFKGLTDELLRWQTEEFPKHETHRDSYTIHLRPEIVVEIELDGAQRSSRYPGGVALRFARVVRYRPDKTAAQADSIEAIRALLK, via the coding sequence ATGAAGCTGACCGACGTCGTCCAGACCTCCGCGGATGTCGCGCGCGACCGGTCGCGAACCCGTAAGACAGCGGTGCTCGCGGAGGCGCTCTCGGCGACGTCGGACGCGGAACTGCCGATCGTCGTCGCATGGCTTTCCGGCGAGATCCCCCAAGGGCGTCTCGGCGTCGGATGGCGGTCGTTGTCGAAACTGATTGCGGCACCCGCGGAGTCGCCGACTCTGGAGGTCGCGGCTGTCGATGCCGCCCTTGGTGAGCTCGCGTCGGCGTCGGGCCCCGGGTCGACGAAGCGCCGCGGCGAGATCATCGCGTCCCTGTTCGCGGCGTCGACCGAAGCCGAGCAGAAGTTCCTCGTGGCACTGCTCACCGGCGAACTGCGGCAGGGAGCACTCGCCGGCGTCATGACCGACGCCATCGCCAAGGTCACCGGCCAGGATCTGGTGCTGGTGCGTCGGGCGAACATGCTGACCGGTTCGCTGCCGGAGACCGCGGCGCTGGCCCGGTTCGGGGCCGAAGCGTTGGCCGCGGTGGGCCTCGAGGTCGGTCGTGCCGTCGAACCCATGCTCGCGACCCCCGCCGACGATCTCGATTCCGCTCTCGCGCTCCTCGGGCCCGACCTCATCGTCGACTACAAACTCGACGGAGCGCGGATCCAGGTTCACCGCAAGGGGACCGAGGTCTCGGTGTTCACACGCACATTGCGGAACGTGACGGCCAACGTGCCCGACCTCGTCTCGGTGATCGCCGCGCTACCGTGCGACTCGGTCATCCTCGACGGGGAGACGCTGATGCTCTCCGACGACGGCCGACCGCGGTCGTTCCAGGACACCATGAGCCGCTTTGGTTCCGGGCCCACGGCGGCGGGTGAACCCGAACGCCTGCTCAAGCCGTTCTTCTTCGACTGCCTGCATCTCGACGGCACCGACCTGATCGACCGCCCGCTGTCCGAGCGGCTCGCCGCCATCGACTCGATCGCCCCGCAGCTGCGTATCCCGGCCGTGACGCGGCCGAGTGTCGAGGAGGCGCGCAACCACTTCGACGCCGCGATGGCCGACGGTCACGAGGGTGTGATGGTCAAATCGCTCGACGGCCTGTACGTGGCCGGCCGTCGTGGAAAGGCATGGCAGAAGGTCAAACCGACGCACACCTTCGACCTCGTCGTGCTGGGTGCCGAGTGGGGGTCGGGGCGTCGCTCGGGCTGGCTGTCGAACCTGCATCTCGGCGCCCGCGATCCGGAGACGGGGGAACTCGTGATGGTCGGCAAGACGTTCAAGGGCCTGACCGACGAGCTGCTGCGCTGGCAAACCGAGGAGTTCCCGAAACACGAGACGCACCGGGACTCGTACACGATCCACCTGCGCCCCGAGATCGTCGTCGAAATCGAACTCGATGGTGCGCAACGGAGTTCGCGCTACCCGGGTGGTGTCGCGCTGCGCTTCGCGCGCGTGGTCCGATATCGGCCGGACAAGACCGCGGCCCAAGCCGACAGCATCGAGGCGATCCGCGCGTTGTTGAAGTAA
- a CDS encoding anti-sigma factor, whose translation MSEHLDPDAAELLEMAPLVALDALSDDELRDVQERVAGAPHDVRALFDKQVRATREALAAMSKTTATPPPPTLRDRILSAARADAGLDAPDLAEPAGASASGPVVSGASDHPMPQQDPASAGTDVGQPESAAGSPATGADDRRRSRRWTYLAAAAVLAVAIGAAGWVIGQSSSPEPEVRPLASPAEQVFSAEDLRSTGGPVATGNVTVYLAKSADTGVLVMDSVPPPQPGTVYQMWLIGPDGARSAGTMTDKDVEPVTTAVLSGINSASTLAFTVEPPGGSDRPTTTPVAQLSLT comes from the coding sequence ATGTCTGAGCATCTCGATCCCGACGCTGCCGAACTGCTGGAGATGGCACCGCTCGTCGCCCTCGACGCACTCTCCGATGACGAACTACGCGACGTCCAGGAGCGCGTCGCAGGGGCGCCGCACGATGTCCGCGCACTGTTCGACAAGCAGGTCCGCGCGACCCGCGAGGCGCTGGCCGCGATGAGCAAGACCACCGCCACGCCACCTCCGCCGACGCTCCGCGACCGCATCCTGTCCGCCGCGCGTGCCGACGCGGGTCTCGACGCGCCGGACCTCGCCGAACCGGCCGGCGCGTCCGCGTCCGGACCGGTCGTGTCCGGCGCGTCGGATCATCCGATGCCCCAGCAGGACCCCGCATCGGCCGGCACCGACGTCGGGCAACCGGAATCCGCCGCCGGCTCCCCGGCGACCGGGGCCGATGACCGACGCAGGTCTCGCCGTTGGACATATCTCGCCGCCGCGGCGGTCCTCGCCGTCGCCATCGGCGCCGCCGGGTGGGTCATCGGACAGTCGAGTTCCCCGGAACCGGAGGTGCGCCCGCTCGCTTCACCGGCCGAGCAGGTCTTCTCCGCGGAGGACCTGCGATCGACCGGCGGTCCGGTCGCGACCGGGAACGTCACCGTCTACCTCGCGAAGTCTGCGGACACCGGCGTACTGGTCATGGATTCGGTCCCGCCGCCTCAACCGGGGACGGTGTATCAGATGTGGCTCATCGGGCCGGACGGCGCCCGCTCGGCCGGCACGATGACGGACAAGGACGTCGAACCGGTCACCACCGCCGTCTTGTCCGGGATCAACTCCGCCTCGACGCTGGCGTTCACCGTCGAACCACCCGGCGGTTCGGACCGGCCCACCACCACCCCGGTGGCGCAGTTGTCGCTGACCTGA
- a CDS encoding YccF domain-containing protein, translated as MKTILNVIWLVLCGLWMAIGYVVAGIICCILIITIPFGIASFRMASYALWPFGRTVIRKPTAGVASTIGNVIWIIVAGLWLAIGHITTGLAMCLTIIGIPLGIASFKMVPVSLLPLGAEIVPTDQQIPGGTPVRM; from the coding sequence ATGAAGACCATCCTCAACGTCATCTGGCTCGTCCTGTGCGGACTGTGGATGGCGATCGGCTACGTCGTCGCGGGCATCATCTGCTGCATCCTCATCATCACCATCCCCTTCGGCATCGCCTCGTTCCGGATGGCTAGCTACGCGCTCTGGCCCTTCGGACGAACCGTGATCCGCAAGCCGACCGCGGGTGTGGCATCGACGATCGGCAACGTCATCTGGATCATCGTGGCCGGCCTCTGGCTCGCGATCGGTCACATCACGACCGGCCTGGCGATGTGCCTGACGATCATCGGCATCCCCCTCGGCATCGCGAGTTTCAAGATGGTTCCGGTGTCGCTGCTCCCGCTGGGTGCCGAGATCGTCCCGACCGATCAGCAGATTCCCGGCGGTACGCCGGTGCGGATGTGA
- a CDS encoding IS110 family transposase has protein sequence MEVLHSRCAGMDVSKSDVKVCVRLASPGRKTVQDTTTWSSMCGEILRLRDYLIAEQVTCVVMEATGDYWKPFYYLLEDAPFEVMLVNAHDAKNLPGRKTDVSDAAWLAQLAAHGLLRASFVPPEPIRRLRDLTRTRTAITRERSREIQRLEKVLEDAGIKLSVVASDINGVSARRMLRALVRGERDPAELAEMSVALLRRKIPLLTQALQGRFTDHHAFLVELHLDFIDEHTTRIEALTERIETVMAPFQAKRDLICTIPGISTTTADVIIAETGADMSQFPTPGHLASWAGVCPGQHQSAGRVKNVKTRPGNRYLKGALGAAALSIASHKGTFLNTKYRRLVRSRGKPKAIVALEHSLLTVVWIMLTDNVVYDEPGADYHQQRHPERTKNRALNELHQLGYDVTITPRGAA, from the coding sequence ATGGAAGTGCTGCATTCCCGATGCGCCGGGATGGATGTCTCCAAATCGGATGTGAAAGTCTGTGTCCGCCTGGCTAGTCCGGGACGAAAGACCGTGCAGGACACAACGACCTGGTCGTCGATGTGCGGCGAGATTCTGCGGCTGCGGGACTATCTGATCGCCGAGCAGGTGACGTGTGTGGTCATGGAAGCCACCGGCGACTATTGGAAACCGTTCTACTACCTCCTCGAAGATGCCCCGTTCGAGGTGATGTTGGTCAACGCCCACGACGCCAAGAACCTCCCGGGCCGCAAAACTGATGTGTCGGATGCGGCGTGGCTGGCGCAGTTGGCCGCGCACGGGTTATTGCGTGCCTCGTTCGTGCCACCCGAACCGATCCGACGGTTGCGTGATCTGACCCGGACCCGCACCGCGATCACCCGCGAACGCAGCCGCGAAATCCAGCGTCTGGAGAAAGTCCTCGAAGACGCCGGGATCAAACTGTCGGTGGTCGCCTCCGACATCAACGGGGTCTCGGCACGTCGGATGCTGCGCGCTCTGGTCCGAGGCGAACGCGATCCCGCCGAGTTGGCGGAGATGTCGGTGGCCTTGCTACGACGCAAGATCCCGCTGTTGACCCAGGCGTTGCAGGGCCGCTTCACCGACCATCACGCGTTCTTGGTCGAGTTGCATTTGGACTTCATCGACGAACACACCACCCGAATCGAGGCGTTGACCGAACGCATCGAGACGGTGATGGCGCCCTTTCAGGCCAAGCGCGACCTGATCTGCACCATCCCGGGCATCTCCACCACCACCGCCGATGTGATCATCGCCGAGACCGGCGCGGACATGTCCCAGTTCCCCACACCAGGACATCTGGCCTCCTGGGCAGGGGTGTGCCCAGGCCAGCACCAGTCCGCGGGACGGGTCAAAAACGTGAAAACCCGTCCGGGGAACCGTTACCTCAAAGGTGCTCTCGGGGCTGCAGCGTTGTCGATCGCCAGTCACAAAGGCACTTTCCTCAACACCAAATACCGGCGTCTGGTGCGCTCGCGCGGCAAACCCAAAGCGATCGTCGCGCTCGAACACAGCCTGCTCACCGTGGTCTGGATCATGCTCACCGACAACGTCGTCTACGACGAACCCGGCGCCGACTACCACCAGCAACGCCACCCCGAACGCACCAAAAACCGCGCCCTCAACGAGCTCCACCAACTCGGATACGACGTCACCATCACACCCCGCGGAGCGGCCTGA
- a CDS encoding maleylpyruvate isomerase family mycothiol-dependent enzyme: MTAINDTSPLLDHYALLADGFAAILDDAPADTWTASSPCEGWTGRDVVGHVIDTQREFFARHDVDLGPTPSLDDPAAAWHTHRDTVAGLLADPSVGERAFDGHFGPTTIGETLIRFYGFDMIAHRWDIARAAGAEHRFTDDELSEMETAVDGFGDALYSEGVCRKVEIPTGADRQTTLLAKLGRVAS; this comes from the coding sequence ATGACCGCAATCAACGACACCTCACCATTGCTCGACCACTACGCCCTCCTCGCCGACGGTTTCGCCGCCATCCTCGACGACGCTCCCGCGGACACCTGGACCGCATCCTCCCCGTGCGAGGGCTGGACCGGACGCGACGTCGTCGGTCACGTCATCGACACGCAGCGCGAGTTCTTCGCACGCCACGACGTCGATCTCGGACCCACGCCCTCCCTCGACGATCCGGCCGCCGCCTGGCACACCCACCGCGACACCGTCGCCGGCCTGCTCGCCGACCCGAGCGTCGGCGAGCGCGCCTTCGACGGCCACTTCGGACCGACCACCATCGGCGAGACCCTCATCCGGTTCTACGGATTCGACATGATCGCCCACCGGTGGGACATCGCCCGGGCCGCCGGGGCAGAGCATCGGTTCACCGACGACGAACTGTCCGAGATGGAAACGGCGGTCGACGGTTTCGGTGACGCGCTCTACTCCGAGGGCGTGTGCCGCAAGGTCGAGATCCCCACCGGCGCCGACCGTCAGACGACGCTTCTCGCGAAGTTGGGTCGCGTCGCGTCCTGA
- a CDS encoding helix-turn-helix domain-containing protein: protein MKPDNEGRARLDDVERAHLVDPSDASYRIGRWAPSPDLDELVRRFWVPVWWVPPGAEAPQRVLQYPVCLIVISNTYARFYGVVTGLSETVLTGDGWAVGVMLTPGAGGLLTGDVGAWTDRHAELAEVFGEKGSDLERSVRSAMAVDPGIEETQRVATDRVEDWLRSYLPLDDDGRLINAIVEYVETDSTVVAVAQICERFHLTERSLQRLTRRRLGLTPKWLIQRRRLHEAAERLRDRSGTLASLAAELAYADEAHFVRDFKTVTGMTPRTFSARFG, encoded by the coding sequence ATGAAACCCGACAATGAGGGGCGCGCGCGGCTCGACGACGTCGAGCGCGCGCACCTCGTCGACCCGTCGGACGCGAGTTATCGCATCGGGCGGTGGGCGCCGAGCCCCGATCTCGACGAGCTGGTGCGCCGCTTCTGGGTTCCGGTCTGGTGGGTGCCACCCGGCGCCGAGGCGCCGCAGCGCGTTCTGCAGTACCCGGTCTGCCTCATCGTCATCAGCAACACCTATGCGCGTTTCTACGGCGTGGTGACCGGACTGTCGGAGACGGTTCTGACGGGCGACGGCTGGGCGGTCGGGGTGATGCTGACGCCGGGGGCCGGGGGGTTGCTGACCGGCGATGTCGGGGCGTGGACCGATCGACATGCCGAACTCGCCGAGGTCTTCGGCGAGAAGGGCAGCGATCTCGAGCGGTCGGTGCGCTCGGCGATGGCCGTGGACCCCGGGATCGAGGAGACCCAGCGTGTCGCGACCGATCGGGTCGAGGACTGGCTGCGCTCGTATCTCCCGCTCGACGACGACGGCCGGCTGATCAACGCGATCGTGGAGTACGTCGAGACCGATTCGACCGTCGTGGCGGTCGCGCAGATCTGCGAACGGTTCCATCTCACCGAACGGAGCCTGCAGCGGCTGACCCGGCGTCGCCTCGGCCTGACCCCGAAGTGGCTGATCCAGCGCCGCCGGTTGCACGAGGCGGCCGAGCGTCTGCGCGACCGGTCGGGAACGCTCGCCTCGCTCGCGGCGGAGCTGGCCTACGCCGACGAGGCGCACTTCGTGCGTGACTTCAAGACCGTCACCGGCATGACCCCGCGGACGTTCTCGGCGCGGTTCGGCTAG
- a CDS encoding GAF domain-containing protein, giving the protein MTDAALVATRIRRAYEDFLSGGNPPADAVRSIVRDSWARSLTRGVDPSEAAADGDRASVMSPAEFAAYRAAHPITAVRPLVQSLMVDAIADTGVVVALTDQAGRLLWIEGDTAARDRAGHINFVEGTVWSEEVVGTNAPGLALAVDRGVQVVGPEHFAGPVQEWSCAAAPVHDPLTGHVIGVIDVTGGREVAAPFALAAVRSVVAAVERELRAGAVDLADPSTFDPAPRPQGAAHLTVLGDGSGRWHRVADGPGARTLSRRHAEILVLLQAFPEGLNTEQLALKLAEDGLDPVTVRAEISRLRRDLGADVVASRPYRLTLDITSDVDALRSRIASGTDLASVVDDLGRGGLLAESSAPGIVDIFEELREDLRSRLFASGDVAALRRWTSSTHGRDDLAAWRRLEHRLPVGDPDRAVVGGRIRLLDKRYGA; this is encoded by the coding sequence ATGACTGACGCGGCGTTGGTGGCCACGCGCATCCGCCGGGCGTACGAGGACTTCCTCTCCGGCGGGAATCCACCCGCGGATGCGGTCCGATCGATCGTCCGCGACTCGTGGGCGAGGTCGCTGACCAGGGGCGTCGACCCGAGTGAGGCCGCCGCGGACGGCGACCGTGCGTCCGTGATGTCACCCGCGGAGTTCGCCGCCTACCGAGCCGCACATCCCATCACCGCCGTCCGGCCATTGGTGCAGTCGCTGATGGTCGATGCCATCGCCGACACCGGCGTCGTCGTCGCGCTGACGGATCAGGCCGGGCGCCTGCTGTGGATCGAGGGCGACACGGCCGCTCGCGATCGGGCCGGTCACATCAACTTCGTCGAGGGCACGGTGTGGAGCGAAGAGGTCGTCGGCACCAATGCCCCGGGACTCGCGCTGGCCGTCGACCGAGGCGTACAGGTCGTCGGACCCGAACACTTCGCCGGCCCCGTGCAGGAGTGGAGCTGTGCCGCGGCGCCCGTGCACGACCCGCTGACCGGGCATGTGATCGGTGTCATCGACGTGACCGGTGGACGTGAGGTCGCGGCACCGTTCGCGCTGGCGGCCGTCCGCTCGGTGGTCGCGGCCGTCGAGCGTGAACTGCGGGCGGGTGCTGTCGACCTCGCCGACCCGTCCACCTTCGATCCGGCGCCCAGACCGCAGGGCGCGGCGCATCTCACCGTCCTCGGAGACGGTTCGGGACGCTGGCACCGAGTCGCCGACGGGCCGGGCGCCCGCACGCTGTCCCGTCGACATGCGGAGATACTCGTTCTGCTACAAGCATTTCCGGAAGGACTGAACACCGAGCAGCTCGCGCTCAAGCTGGCCGAGGACGGGCTCGACCCGGTCACGGTGCGAGCCGAGATCTCCCGGCTCCGCCGCGACCTCGGTGCCGACGTCGTGGCAAGCAGGCCCTACCGCCTCACTCTCGACATCACCTCCGACGTCGACGCCCTCCGGTCGCGCATCGCGTCGGGTACGGATCTCGCGTCGGTGGTCGACGACCTCGGTCGCGGCGGACTGCTCGCCGAGTCGAGCGCGCCGGGCATCGTCGACATCTTCGAGGAACTCCGGGAAGATCTGCGGTCACGTCTCTTCGCGTCCGGCGACGTCGCGGCCCTCCGCCGGTGGACGTCGTCGACCCACGGACGCGACGACCTCGCCGCCTGGCGCCGCCTCGAACACCGCCTGCCGGTCGGCGACCCCGACCGGGCCGTCGTCGGCGGACGCATCCGACTCCTGGACAAGCGGTACGGGGCGTAA
- a CDS encoding aldehyde dehydrogenase family protein, which translates to MTVFAKPGADGSVMSYESRYDNWIGGQWTPPVKGQYFENPSPVDGKIFCEVARSTAEDIDLALDAAHKAAPGWGKTPVAERSLALLRIADRMEENLEKLAVAETWDNGKAVRETMAADIPLAIDHFRYFAGALRAQEGSISEVDEDTVAYHFHEPLGVVGQIIPWNFPILMAVWKLAPALAAGNAVVLKPAEQTPASILYLVSLISDLLPAGVLNVVNGFGVEAGKPLASSNRIRKIAFTGETTTGRLIMQYASENLIPVTLELGGKSPNIFFNDVMSADDGFLDRALEGFSMFALNQGEVCTCPSRALIQQDIYDEFIAKAVDRVGKIKQGNPLDTDTMMGAQASNDQFEKISSYLAIGKDEGAEVLIGGEAAELDGDLAGGFYIKPTVFQGNNKMRIFQEEIFGPVLAVTTFKDFADAMHIANDTLYGLGAGVWSRDGATAYRAGREIQAGRVWTNTYHDYPAHAAFGGYKQSGIGRENHLMMLEHYQQTKNLLVGYAQSAKGFF; encoded by the coding sequence ATGACCGTCTTCGCAAAGCCGGGTGCCGATGGCTCGGTGATGAGCTACGAGTCGCGCTACGACAACTGGATCGGCGGACAGTGGACCCCGCCGGTGAAGGGTCAGTACTTCGAGAACCCGTCGCCCGTCGACGGCAAGATCTTCTGCGAGGTCGCACGCTCGACCGCCGAGGACATCGACCTCGCGCTCGACGCCGCCCACAAGGCCGCACCCGGATGGGGCAAGACCCCCGTCGCCGAGCGCTCGCTGGCCCTGCTGCGCATCGCCGATCGCATGGAGGAGAACCTCGAGAAGCTCGCCGTCGCCGAGACCTGGGACAACGGCAAGGCCGTCCGCGAGACCATGGCCGCCGACATCCCGCTGGCCATCGACCACTTCCGCTACTTCGCCGGCGCCCTCCGCGCCCAGGAGGGCTCGATCTCCGAGGTCGACGAGGACACCGTCGCCTACCACTTCCACGAGCCGCTCGGCGTCGTCGGCCAGATCATCCCCTGGAACTTCCCGATCCTGATGGCGGTGTGGAAGCTGGCGCCCGCGCTCGCCGCCGGCAACGCGGTCGTGCTCAAGCCCGCCGAGCAGACACCCGCGTCGATCCTGTACCTGGTCAGCCTCATCAGCGACCTGCTTCCCGCCGGAGTCCTCAACGTGGTCAACGGGTTCGGCGTCGAGGCGGGCAAGCCGCTCGCGTCGAGCAACCGTATCCGCAAGATCGCGTTCACCGGTGAGACCACCACCGGCCGGCTCATCATGCAGTACGCCTCGGAGAACCTGATCCCGGTCACCCTCGAGCTGGGCGGCAAGAGCCCGAACATCTTCTTCAACGACGTGATGTCCGCCGACGACGGGTTCCTCGACCGTGCGCTGGAAGGCTTCTCGATGTTCGCGCTCAACCAGGGCGAGGTGTGCACCTGCCCCAGCCGCGCGCTCATCCAGCAGGACATCTACGACGAGTTCATCGCCAAGGCCGTCGACCGCGTCGGAAAGATCAAGCAGGGCAACCCCCTCGACACCGACACGATGATGGGCGCGCAGGCCTCCAACGATCAGTTCGAGAAGATCTCCTCCTACCTCGCCATCGGCAAGGACGAGGGCGCCGAGGTGCTGATCGGCGGCGAGGCAGCCGAACTCGACGGCGATCTGGCCGGCGGCTTCTACATCAAACCGACTGTCTTCCAGGGCAACAACAAGATGCGCATCTTCCAGGAAGAGATCTTCGGCCCGGTCCTCGCGGTCACCACCTTCAAGGACTTCGCCGACGCCATGCACATCGCCAACGACACGCTCTACGGGCTCGGCGCCGGCGTGTGGAGCCGTGACGGTGCGACCGCCTACCGGGCGGGCCGCGAGATCCAGGCCGGCCGGGTGTGGACGAACACCTACCACGACTACCCGGCGCACGCCGCCTTCGGCGGGTACAAGCAGTCCGGTATCGGTCGCGAGAACCACCTCATGATGCTCGAGCACTACCAGCAGACCAAGAACCTCCTGGTCGGTTACGCTCAGAGCGCCAAGGGTTTCTTCTGA
- a CDS encoding DUF779 domain-containing protein, with protein sequence MTAEQSVPDRVVATDSAVQLLTKLSELHGGLMIHQSGGCCDGSAPMCYPVGEYRVGQRDVLVGEIELPEPIPAVRVWINGDQFELWKHTQLILDVVKGRGAGFSLEAPEGVRFLSRARTFTDEENEILEASPPLTGATAGP encoded by the coding sequence ATGACCGCCGAGCAGAGTGTTCCTGATCGCGTGGTCGCCACAGACTCCGCCGTGCAGCTCCTGACCAAGTTGTCGGAGCTGCACGGCGGCCTCATGATCCACCAGTCCGGTGGGTGCTGTGACGGCTCGGCCCCGATGTGTTACCCGGTCGGGGAGTATCGAGTGGGCCAGCGGGATGTGCTGGTCGGCGAGATCGAACTCCCCGAACCCATTCCGGCTGTACGGGTCTGGATCAACGGTGACCAGTTCGAGCTGTGGAAGCACACCCAGCTGATCCTCGACGTCGTGAAGGGTCGTGGCGCCGGATTCAGTCTCGAGGCGCCGGAAGGCGTCCGGTTCCTCTCGCGTGCACGAACTTTCACTGATGAGGAGAACGAGATCCTGGAGGCGTCGCCGCCGCTGACGGGGGCCACCGCCGGCCCCTGA